gtttaaataaatacagacaagTCATTGCACTACTATTTTGAAGGCTAAATATCTAAATAGGAAATAACTAAATGACTAGTGGCATCAAAGCTCTTAGCTCTGAAATTAATTGAAGTTAATATGTATTGGGACAGTGGTTTGAAGTGCATAACTTAACTTTAACTTGATTTGAGTAAGCGTTTATACTAACAGAGTCATTAATCTTATGCAAATAAAGCTTTGTGCATAATCCTTTTTACATTACTTACTGTGAACCAGTGACTAGGTCTAAATTTTATCAGTGGTTATATGATACACATCAGAAGTACATTTTACacttaaaacttttaaataagactgagaaaatatttagaaatctgaaacacacaaatacactaacaaatttattcattttgcttTTCATCAGTAACatcaaaatatttgattttctaATTAGAATTGGTGTCAGGGTAATAACAACACTAAGAATCAAATTCTACTAAATGATATTTTCATTCTTTGCTTGTTAAACTTTCTACTGTCTCACACTGGCTGAAAGGATGAGGAAAGGGGTGTGAGCAATATGAGGTCAAAAGTTAAGAAAAAACTAAAGAGATCAGTGGTGCCACCAGGAGCAGAAGACCAGCACTTGTGCTGCTGGCGCTGTTGCAGTAGTCACCCTGACAGCAGCTCATTTCTGCTCCGATGATTCCCATCATCTGTGCAGTTTGTATGTTTGCACATACTGTCTTGGAAGCGCAGCCCTTCACTGTTGTCTTTCCTCCTCccacagacactgagagaaTGAAAGTAGTCCTAGTTTTAATACATCTGCTAGAATCAATACACATTCCTCTGAGCAGAGCAAACATGTGGGACAGAGTCAGATACTTCATGCTGTGGGTCTGTTACCTGTTGCTGAGATGCAGTAGTCCTCATTCCCCTCGCAGTTTAGAGTTGCAGTGCACTTTTGTCCATCACAGGTGAAGCACTTTTTACCATTGGGACTGGATTTGCTGGGGTCTGTAACACAGAATGAACATTGTTCATATTCTGTGAGGCTACATACATAAATGGAACTGCATCATCAATCCACAATACTCACATTCACAATGTCAGTGTAAGACATAAATACAGATACAATATGCTAAAAATGGATTGTAAATTCTAaattatgatgatttttgaactgaaacatgacaaCTACAATCAACACTAACTTTTATGGTAGTCATGGGGGGGACAGTAGTTTTTTAACTTTTACACAAGCAACTGCAGTGCATTCAGAGGCCCCCTTTTTTCACTATTTGTTAAGTTGCAGCATTAACCAAGATTGAACTGTTTGGCCTCAATTCTAGGCATCATCTCCCATCACCACACACGATCTTGGGACCTCAGCCATACTGACCATCGGGTTCTTGGTTACCTGCCTTTCCAGGGCCCTTCTACCCTAATTGCTCAGACAGGCCAGACAGCCAgttctaggaagagtcctggttgtcCCAAACTTCTTCCATTAAAGAAGAATCCTCAGtgcatcagattttttttgtaggcttccccagatctgtgcctcaacacaATCTATGAGCTCTGCAGGCGGTTCCTTTgacctcatggcttggtttttgctctgatatgcattgtcagctgtgaaacCTTATGCAGACAGTTGTGTGCCTTTTCAAATCATGTCCAGTTAATTGGATTTACCACAGGTGGGCTCCAATCAAGGTGAGGAAACATCTCAGAGATGATTAAGATAAATGGGACAAACCTGAGCTAAATTGTGTGTCACAGAAAAGAGTCTTATGTCAACAtggtatttcagtttttactttttagtaaatttgaaaaaaatttTCACTTTGTTATTATGTGGCAAAAACTAAAGGgctctgaatactttctgaaggcACTGTAAATGACAAATTTCAGCATAAAGCTCtcagagcaaagaaaaaatttagaaaactgaaagaaaacacacaaaaacactcaaactgaaatgcatttattttggtttttatcCATAACACCACAAATTTTGATATTTCTAATTAGAATAGGTGTCAGGTTAATAACAGAACTCAGAAGCAAACTTTACCAcatgatattttctttctttgcttgaTAAACTTTCTACTTTCTCACTCACTGGTTGAAAGGATGAGGAAAGGGGTTTGAGGAGTATGAGGCCAATGCGAAGGTGAGAAGAAACCAGCACTTGTGCTGTTGGCGCTGTTGCAGTAGTCACCCTGACAGCAGCTCATTTCTGCTCCAATGGCTTCCATCatttgtgcagtttgtgtgtttgcacacatCATCTTGGAAGCGCAGCCCTTCATGGTCATCTTTCCTCCTCccacagacactgagagaaTGAAAGTAGTCCTAGTTTTAATACATCTGCTAGAATCAATACACATTCCTCTGAGCAGAGCAAACATGTGGGACAGAGTCAGATACTTCATGCTGTGGGTCTGTTACCTGTTGCTGTGATGCAGCCGTCCTCATTCCCCGCACAGTTTAGAGTTGCAGTGCACTTTTGTCCATCACAGGTGAAGCACTTTTTACCATTGGGACTGGATTTGCTGGGGTCTGTAACAGAATGAACATTGTTCATGTTATGTGAGGAGGTTGTTATTAATAGCTATTAAATGAACAGATTTCAAAAATGTatgatatttgtttattttctgattctAATTTAGGTATTCTCAAATACAGTAaatttgtttgtctttacagTATGTGATAGTGAAAAACTGagaagctctctctctctctatctctctctctctctcacacacaaacacacacacacacacacacacacacacccaaattGCCATGTGCAGATCCATTGTGGGGGTATTGTGCCCTTGGGCTCCTCTATAGCAGAagacagtggaggaaaaagtagTTTTTTTCATACTGACTTGTCTTGGATTTGTTTCTCTAACATTTAATATCCAATGTTATCATAATATGTAACATCTGTTTATCTAATATCTGTCCCAACCATAAATATATGAACTTGCATCATCAATTCACAATACTCGTATTAACAATGTCAGTATACATTATGGTAAAAATTGTACATTTTAGTTACTAAAATCAGACTTGGTTTTATTTTCGTGATTAttgaactgaaaaatgacaaatacaaccaACATGAACTTCTAAGGCAGCCATGGTAGGAGagtagttttttattttttacagttctTGTACATGCAACTAAACACCAACAGACAATATAATGTAAGAATGTTACCTGGGGCAGGTTGAGTGTTACAGAGGTCTGAGGAGCAACACTTGCTGGTAAAAACCGTTCTGGCACCTCCAAAGTTCAGTGAGCCCTCAACACACTCGTTAGGCAAAGCACAACCTTTTGAGTCAGCGCTTAGTTTTGATCCACCTGCAACAAAATCGGAACCTTTGTAAACTGGGCCAATGCAAAGTGGTTTTACAATAAGAACAATGCACCACAAAATACCACACCTGTATATGAAGTGACTTTCAGTGCACCACACTGATAATCCTGTGATGGGCATTCCTTTTCCTTGCCTGTGCAGGATCCTGAGGCTCCCAGTACACACTCATAACATTTCAGAGTGTAGGCTGGTGAAACATAAAACTCAAGATAAGTTTAAAGAAATTCAACTTTTCTTGTAAACAAGGGGTGAACAAagtcattttaacacattaacatttggCATGTATCCTTACATGACCCATGTCTTTAGCATAACCTTAAATGACCCTTGTCGTCTTAGTAAAAGAGAATTTGTTAATTGAAGGTTACAGATGTCagaacaataaaagaaaagcttGCCTTTAGGGAGAAGCACAATCCCAAAGATCAAGAGGAGATGCATTCTGTGATGGTGGGATACAACTGACTTCGATTTCAATCTGTTATGGATATAAGTAGTTCACCTGAGAGGGAGTGGTCATCCCTCAGACTACTCCCCATAGACGTATTATACATCCATGCTACTCCCTCACTCTTTCTATGATAGTGTCAACATGTGACTCTGAGGGTTTGTCTGTACCACACACTGAATACAAAGATGGACAGCCCCTGTGACGTCACTGACAAGGCTCTGAATATGGCTTTCACCACTTTGGGATCGGTGGCCACCTGTTGTGGCTTGTCTTACAGCTAGAAAGAGCTACAACTTAGAAACAATCAGTTCAAAATACACATACTGTCATAACCCCTCCTCTCTCTAAGTTTTCCCCAGTGGCTTTtcccctgtctgtgtgtgtgtgtttgtgtgtgcgtgtatgctTCTCTGCAGGGGCGTGGCCTAGTCCCGGCTGCCTGACTACCCTGCTCCACACCAACTCATCAAGTCTTAGGATGATAGCTCCGGTTTACTCGTCTTGCTCTGTTGAACTTGTGCAGTTGCCAAGAATATTTTCTTTGAGACTTGTGTGCTTAACTTTGTTATCCCAGTGCTGCAGTCTCACCTGAGCTGGTGCTGCAGTGTGTCCCTGCAGGTTGGTTAAGATACTGTATTCAGTATCTTTACCTGTTTCAGTGTGTTGGGCTATTACAGTAGTTGGATTATATCTGAAAATGTTATAATGAGTTTGAAAACTTGGTTGAAAAGTTTGCCACGGACCAAGgacagacaaaagaagaaaaaaacatctcttgtttttgtccagTCAAACTACTTCAAATTGTAATCTCTGTGCtaattttcccaaaatgttattCAGAATATATCGTCCTGACTGACCACATGGTGCTCCAATAATCCACTAAAATGCTTAGTTTTAAGTGACAGAACAATTTTCTCTGCACCTAAGTTTCATTTTTTAGTCTGTGTCCGTACAAGATGAAGCTGATTAAACACAGAGTACAAAAGGTAAGGCAGGGaggtttctgttttattttccaagaAGTGAAACTCACTGATCACAAACATGTGGTTGAGACATCCTCTCTAACAGGCCATGTGTCTGCACTAACACCATTTAGAAATACATGTCCTCTGAATCATCCACAATTTTACATATGTCTTATCACTTTGATGTCAGTGTAATTTTCTCCATTTAACAAACAaattcttaaaacaaaaaaatctcagcatttgttcttttgtttgttctgtttcgTCCGTTAGCATTGAAATTTTCTTGCTCTTGAATCCAAGCAGCTTTGCAGAATAATAACACAAGCAGGTTGTTGTCTTAATTTGCACATCTGCAGCCTCCATGTGCACTTCAGAAGGCACTGGTAAGGCCACTGTAAGTCACAAGCTTGCAATTAGGAAAATACTTCATAACataattcacaacagaagttatctcaaggcacttttcatatggagcaggtctagaccatactctttacTACATactgagaaaatatttagaaaactgaaagaaaacacacaaaaacactcaaactgaaatgcaattattttgatttttatccaTAACACCACAAATTTTGATATTTCTAATTAGAAGAGGTGTCAGGTTAATAACAGAACTCAGAAGcaaactttctttctttgcttgaTAAACTTTCTACTTTGTCACTCACTGGTTGAAAGGATGAGGAAAGGGGTTTGAGGAGTATGAGGCCAATGCGAaggtgagaagaaaaaactgagCAGTGAAGCTGTTGTCTCCCAGTAGTTAAGAAAACACGACTAAAGAGATCAGTGGTGCCACCAGGAGCAGAAGACCAGCACTTGTGCTGCTGGCGCTGTTGCAGTAGTCACCCTGACAGCAGCTCATTTCTGCTCCGATGATTCCCATCATCTGTGCAGTTTGTATGTTTGCACATACTGTCTTGGAAGCGCAGCCCTTCACTGTTGTCTTTCCTCCTCccacagacactgagagaaTGAAAATAGTCCTAGTTTTAATACATCTGCTAGAATCAATACACATTCCTCTGAGCAGAGCAAACATGTGGGACAGAGTCAGATACTTCATGCTGTGGGTCTGTTACCTGTTGCTGAGATGCAGTAGTCCTCATTCTCCTCGCAGTTTAGAGTTGCAGTGCACTTTTGTCCATCACAGGTGAAGCACTTTTTACCATTGGGACTGGATTTGCTGGGGTCTGTAACACAGAATGAACATTGTTCATATTCTGTGAGGCTACATACATAAATGGAACTGCATCATCAATCCACAATACTCACATTCACAATGTCAGTGTAAGACATAAATACAGATACAATATGCTAAAAATGGATTGTAAATTCTAaattatgatgatttttgaactgaaacatgacaaCTACAATCAACACTAACTTTTATGGTAGTCATGGGGGGGACAGTAGTTTTTTAACTTTTACACAAGCAACTGCAGTGCATTCAGAGGCCCCCTTTTTTCACTATTTGTTAAGTTGCAGCATTAACCAAGATTGAACTGTTTGGCCTCAATTCTAGGCATCATCTCCCATCACCACACACGATCTTGGGACCTCAGCCATACTGACCATCGGGTTCTTGGTTACCTGCCTTTCCAGGGCTCTTCTACCCTAATTGCTCAGACAGGCCAGACAGCCAgttctaggaagagtcctggttgtcCCAAACTTCTTCCATTAAAGAAGAATCCTCAGtgcatcagatttttttgtaggcttccccagatctgtgcctcaacacaATCTATGAGCTCTGCAGGCGGTTCCTTTgacctcatggcttggtttttgctctgatatgcattgtcagctgtgaaacCTTATGCAGACAGTTGTGTGCCTTTTCAAATCATGTCCAGTTAATTGGATTTACCACAGGTGGGCTCCAATCAAGGTGAGGAAACATCTCAGAGATGATTAAGATAAATGGGACAAACCTGAGCTAAATTGTGTGTCACAGAAAAGAGTCTTATGTCAACAtggtatttcagtttttactttttagtaaatttgaaaaaaattctaaaatcttttcactttgttattATGTGGCAAAAACTAAAGGgctctgaatactttctgaaggcACTGTAAATGACAAATTTCAGCATAAAGCTCTCAGAGCAAAGAAGCATCTGAACCACAACAGACAATATAATATAAGTAAGTTACCCGGGGCAGGTTGAGTGTTGCAGAGGTCGGTGGCACAACATTTGCTGGTAATAACCATTCTGGTGACTCCGAAGTTGATTGAGCCGTCAACACACTCTTGAGCCAAGGCACAGTTTTTCACGCTGATATCACTGTCTTTTGAACCACCTGTAACAAAATCATAACCTTTGTAAACTGGACCAATGCAAAGCAGTTTTACAAAAAGTACAATGCACCACAGAACACCATACCTGTATATGTAGTCACTGCACCACACTGATGATCCTGTGATGGACATTGCTTTGCTGTGTCCGTGCAGAGTCCTGAGAGTCCTGGTATACACTCATAACATTTCAGAGTGTAGGCTGATGAAACGCAAAactcaagtttaaaaaaattcaACTTTTCTTGTCAACAAGATGTGAACAAAGTCATTTTAAGACATTAACATTTGGCATGTATCCTTGAATGTCTTAAGCAGAGTTTGTAAAAGAACTGAAGGTTACAGATGTCagaacaataaaagaaaagcttGCCTTTAGGGAGAAGCGCAATCCCAAAGATCAAGAGGAGATGCATTCTGTGATGGTGGGATACAACTGACTTCGATTTCAATCTGTTATGGATATAAGTAGTTCACCTGAAAAGGAGTGGTCATCCCTCAGACTACTCCCCATAGACGTATTATACATCCATGCTActccctcactctttctttGATAGTGTCAACATGTGACTCTTTGAGGGTTTGTCTGTACCACACACTGAATACAAAGATGGACAGCCCCTGTGACGTCACTGACAAGGCTCTGAATATGGCTTTCACCACTTTGGGATCGGTGGCCACCTGTTGTGGCTTGTCTTACAGCTAGAAAGAGCTACAACTTAGAAACAATCAGTTCAAAATACACATACTGTCATAACCCCTCCTCTCTCTAAGTTTTCCCCAGTGGCTATTACAGTAGTTGGATTATATCTGAAAATGTTATAATGAGTTTGAAAACTTGGTTGAAAAGTTTGCCACGGACCAAGgacagacaaaagaagaaaaaaaccaTCTCTTGTTTTTGACCAATCAAACTACTTCAAATTGTAATCTCTGTGACTATTGTCCCAAAATGTTATTCAGAATATATCGTCCTGACTGACCACATGGTGCTCCAATAATCCACTAAAATGCTTAGTTTTAAGTGACAGAACAATTTTCTCTGCACCTAAGTTTCATTTTTTAGTCTGTGTCCGTACAAGATGAAGCTGATTAAACACAGAGTACAAGAGGTAAGGCAGGGaggtttctgttttattttctaagaAGTGAAACTCACTGATCACAAACATGTGGTTGAGACATCCTCTCTAACAGGCCATGTGTCTGCACTAATACCATTTAGAAATACATGTCCTCTGAATCATCCACAATTTTACATATGTCTTATCACTTTGATGTCAGTGTAATTTTCTCCATTTAACAAACAaattcttaaaacaaaaaaaatctcagcatttgttcttttgtttgttctgtttcgTCCGTTAGCATTGAATTTTCTTGCTCTTGAATCCAAGCAGCTTTGCAGAATAATAACACAAGCAGGTTGTTGTCTTAATTTGCACATCTGCAGCCTCCATGTGCACTTCAGAAGGCACTGGTAAGGCCACTGTAAGTCACAAGCTTGCAATTAGGAAAATACTTCATAACataattcacaacagaagttatctcaaggcacttttcatatggagcaggtctagaccatactctttacTACATACTGAGAAAAAattttgaaaactgaaagaaaacacacaaaaacactcgaactgaaatgcatttattttggtttttatcCATAACACCACAAATTTTGATATTTCTAATTAGAAGAGGTGTCAGGTTAATAACAGAACTCAGAAGcaaactttctttctttgcttgaTAAACTTTCTACTTTCTCACTCACTGGTTGAAAGGATGAGGAAAGGGGTTTGAGGAGTATGAGGCCAATGCGAAGGTGAGAAGAAAAAATGGAGCAGTGAAGCTGTTGTCTCCCATTATTTAAGAAAACACGACTAAAGAGATCAGTGGTGCCACCAGGAGCAGAAGACCAGCACTTGTGCTGCTGGCGCTGTTGCAGTAGTCACCCTGACAGCAGCTCATTTCTGCTCCAATGGCTTCCATCatttgtgcagtttgtgtgtttgcacacatCATCTTGGAAGCGCAGCCCTTCTTGGTCATCTTTCCTCCTcccacagagactgagagaatgaAAATAGTCCTAGTTTTAATACATCTGCTAGAATCAATACACATTCCTCTGAGCAGAGCAAACATGTGGGACAGAGTCAGATACTTCATGCTGTGGGTCTGTTACCTGTTGCTGTGATGCAGCTGTCCTCATTCCCCGCACAGTTTAGAGTTGCAGTGCACTTTTGTCCATCACAGGTGAAGCACTTTTTACCATTGGGACTGGATTTGCTGGGGTCTGTAACACAGAATGAACATTGTTCATATTCTGTGAGGCTACATACATAAATGGAACTGCATCATCAATCCACAATACTCACATTCACAATGTCAGTGTAAGACATAAATACAGATACAATATGCTAAAAATGGATTGTAAATTCTAaattatgatgatttttgaactgaaacatgacaaCTACAATCAACACTAACTTTTATGGTAGTCATGGGGGGGACAGTAGTTTTTTAACTTTTACACAAGCAACTGCAGTGCATTCAGAGGCCCCCTTTTTTCACTATTTGTTAAGTTGCAGCATTAACCAAGATTGAACTGTTTGGCCTCAATTCTAGGCATCATCTCCCATCACCACACACGATCTTGGGACCTCAGCCATACTGACCATCGGGTTCTTGGTTACCTGCCTTTCCAGGGCTCTTCTACCCTAATTGCTCAGACAGGCCAGACAGCCAgttctaggaagagtcctggttgtcCCAAACTTCTTCCATTAAAGAAGAATCCTCAGtgcatcagatttttttgtaggcttccccagatctgtgcctcaacacaATCTATGAGCTCTGCAGGCGGTTCCTTTgacctcatggcttggtttttgctctgatatgcattgtcagctgtgaaacCTTATGCAGACAGTTGTGTGCCTTTTCAAATCATGTCCAGTTAATTGGATTTACCACAGGTGGGCTCCAATCAAGGTGAGGAAACATCTCAGAGATGATTAAGATAAATGGGACAAACCTGAGCTAAATTGTGTGTCACAGAAAAGAGTCTTATGTCAACAtggtatttcagtttttactttttagtaaatttgaaaaaaattctaaaatcttttcactttgttattATGTGGCAAAAACTAAAGGgctctgaatactttctgaaggcACTGTAAATGACAAATTTCAGCATAAAGCTCtcagagcaaagaaaaaatttagaaaacacacaaaaacactcaaactgaaatgcatttattttggtttttatcCATAACACCACAAATTTTGATATTTCTAATTAGAATAGGTGTCAGGTTAATAACAGAACTCAGAAGCAAACTTTACCAcatgatattttctttctttgcttgaTAAACTTTCTACTTTCTCACTCACTGGTTGAAAGGATGAGGAAAGGGGTTTGAGGAGTATGAGGCCAATGCGAAGGTGAGAAGAAACCAGCACTTGTGCTGTTGGCGCTGTTGCAGTAGTCACCCTGACAGCAGCTCATTTCTGCTCCAATGGCTTCCATCATCTGTGCAGTTTGTATGTTTGCACATACTGTCTTGGAAGCGCAGCCCTTCACTGTTGTCTTTTCACCTCccacagacactgagagaaTGAAAATAGTCCTAGTTTTAATACATCTGCTAGAATCAATACACATTCCTCTGAGCAGAGCAAACATGTGGGACAGAGTCAGATACTTCATGCTGTGGGTCTGTTACCTGTTGCTGAGATGCAGCTGTCCTCATTCCCCGCACAGTTTAGAGTTGCAGTGCACTTTTGTCCATCACAGGTGAAGCACTTTTTACCATTGGGACTGGATTTGCTGGGGTCTGTAACAGAATGAACATTGTTCATGTTATGTGAGGAGGTTGTTATTAATAGCTATTAAAtgaacagacttttaaaaatgtttgtttattttctgattctAATTTAGGTATTCTCAAATACAGTAaatttgtttgtctttacagTATGTGATAGTGAAAAACTGagaagctctctctctctctctctctctctctctctctcacacacacacacaaacacacacacacacacacacacacacacacacacacacacacacacacacacacacccaaattGCCATGTGCAGATCCATTGTGGGGGTATTGTGCCCTTGGGCTCCTCTATAGCAGAagacagtggaggaaaaagtagTTTTTTTCATACTGACTTGTCTTGGATTTGTTTCTCTAACATTTAATATCCAATGTTATCATAATATGTAACATCTGTTTATCTAATATCTGTCCCAACCATAAATATATGAACTTGCATCATCAATTCACAATACTCGTATTAACAATGTCAGTATACATTATGGTAAAAATTGTACATTTTAGTTACTAAAATCAGACTTGGTTTTATTTTCGTGATTATTGAACTGAAATATGACAAATACAACCAACATGAACTTCTAAGGCAGCCATGGTAGGAGagtagttttttattttttacagttctTGTACATGCAACTAACCAACAGACAATATAATGTAAGAATGTTACCTGGGGCAGGTTGAGTGTTACAGAGGTCTGAGGAGCAACACTTGCTGGTAAAAACCGTTCTGGCAACTCCAAAGTTCAGTGAGCCCTCAACACACTCGTTAGGCAAAGCACAACCTTTTGAGTCAGCACTTAGTTTTGATTCACCTGCAACAAAATCGGAACCTTTGTAAACTGGGCCAATGCAAAGTGGTTTTACAATAAGAACAATGCACCACAAAATACCACACCTGTATATGAAGTGACTTTCATTGCACCACACTGATAATCCTGTGATGGGCATTCCTTTTCCTTGCCTGTGCAGGATCCTGAGGCTCCCAGTATACACTCATAACATTTCAGAGTGTAGGCTAGTGAAACATAAAACTCAAGATAAGTTTAAAGAAATTCAACTTTTCTTGTAAACAAGGGGTGATCAAagtcattttaacacattaacatttggCATGTATCCTTACATGACCCATGTCTTTAGCATAACCTTAAATGACCCTTGTCGTCTTAGTAAAAGAGAATTTGTTAATTGAAGGTTAGAGATGTCagaacaataaaagaaaagcttGCCTTTAGGGAGAAGCACAATCCCAAAGATCAAGAGGAGATGCATTCTGTGATGGTGGGATACAACTGACTTCGATTTCAATCTGTTATGGATATAAGTAGTTCACCTGAGAGGGAGTGGTCATCCCTCAGACTACTCCCCATAGACGTATTATACATCCATGCTACTCCCTCACTCTTTCTATGATAGTGTCAACATGTGACTCTGAGGGTTTGTCTGTACCACACACTGAATACAAAGATGGACAGCCCCTGTGACGTCACTGACAAGGCTCTGAATATGGCTTTCACCACTTTGGGATCGGTGGCCACCTGTTGTGGCTTGTCTTACAGCTAGAAAGAGCTACAACTTAGAAACAATCAGTTCAAAATACACATACTGTCATAACCCCTCCTCTCTCTAAGTTTTCCCCAGTGGCTATTACAGTAGTTGGATTATATCTGAAAATGTTATAATGAGTTTGAAAACTTGGTTGAAAAGTTTGTCACGGACCAAGgacagacaaaagaagaaaaaacatctcttgtttttgtccaaacaaaCTACTCTCTTGATATCAAATTGTAATCTCTGTGCtaattttcccaaaatgttattCAGAATATATTGTCCTGACTGACCACATGGTGCTCCAATAATCCACTAAAATGCTTAGTTTTAAGTGACAGAACAATTTTCTATTTATGTGAACGTTATCTTGACATGTCTTAACATGGACTCTGTATTTGATGTAATTTTGCTAAATGTTGGCTGTTGTGACAAGAGTTTGCTTAACAAGTGTTTCTCTATGAACACCAGAAGgaaaactaattaattaattaatggaAGActataatacacacacacacacacacacacacacacacacacacacacaaataaacttACCTTGAGGAAGAAGCGCAATCCCAAAGATGAGGAGCAGATCCATGCTGTGATGGAAAGGTACAACTATTTCTATTTTGATCTGTTATAGATATAAGTAGTCCTACTAAGAAGGCGTGGTCTTCCCTCAGACTAcccttcacttcctctttgaTAGTGACAACATGTGACTTTTTCTATATTCTGTCTGCACCGtcaactgtatataaagatgaaCATAATCTCATGACATCTCCGATAAGTTTCTGAAGAATGGTTCTGAGGCTCGATGTGGTTGGCTCAGCCATCACTATCCTGGGGTCTATATCCACCTAATGTGGGGTGTCTCATAGCTAGACAGAGCtacaacaaagaaacagacagtttgaaatataaatacatgaatatacagtgtacataaataaatacttgaTACTTTCACACCTCATCCATCAgcagacaaaagaagaaaaaaacatctcttgtttttgtccagTCAAACTACTTCAAATTGTAATCTCTGTGACTATTGTCCCAAAATGTTATTCAG
The window above is part of the Lates calcarifer isolate ASB-BC8 linkage group LG15, TLL_Latcal_v3, whole genome shotgun sequence genome. Proteins encoded here:
- the LOC108890512 gene encoding urokinase plasminogen activator surface receptor isoform X1, whose protein sequence is MYLLLIFGITLLPQAYTLKCYECILGASGSCTSKEKECPSQDYQCGALKVTSYTGGVKLSDVDMKTCAMAEQCVEGSLNFGVARTVFTSKCCSSDLCNTQPAPDPSKSSPNGKKCFTCDGQKCTATLNCAGNEDSCISATVSVGGEKTTVKGCASKTVCANIQTAQMMEAIGAEMSCCQGDYCNSANSTSAGFFSPSHWPHTPQTPFLILSTNPSKSSPNGKKCFTCDGQKCTATLNCAGNEDSCITATVSVGGGKMTMKGCASKMMCANTQTAQMMEAIGAEMSCCQGDYCNSANSTSAGFFSPSHWPHTPQTPFLILSTNPSKSSPNGKKCFTCDGQKCTATLNCEGNEDYCISATVSVGGGKTTVKGCASKTVCANIQTAQMMGIIGAEMSCCQGDYCNSASSTSAGLLLLVAPLISLVFS
- the LOC108890512 gene encoding urokinase plasminogen activator surface receptor isoform X6 — protein: MYLLLIFGITLLPQAYTLKCYECILGASGSCTSKEKECPSQDYQCGALKVTSYTGESKLSADSKGCALPNECVEGSLNFGVARTVFTSKCCSSDLCNTQPAPDPSKSSPNGKKCFTCDGQKCTATLNCAGNEDSCISATVSVGGEKTTVKGCASKTVCANIQTAQMMEAIGAEMSCCQGDYCNSANSTSAGFFSPSHWPHTPQTPFLILSTNPSKSSPNGKKCFTCDGQKCTATLNCAGNEDSCITATVSVGGGKMTMKGCASKMMCANTQTAQMMEAIGAEMSCCQGDYCNSANSTSAGFFSPSHWPHTPQTPFLILSTNPSKSSPNGKKCFTCDGQKCTATLNCEGNEDYCISATVSVGGGKTTVKGCASKTVCANIQTAQMMGIIGAEMSCCQGDYCNSASSTSAGLLLLVAPLISLVFS
- the LOC108890512 gene encoding urokinase plasminogen activator surface receptor isoform X3, yielding MYLLLIFGITLLPQAYTLKCYECILGASGSCTSKEKECPSQDYQCGALKVTSYTGGVKLSDVDMKTCAMAEQCVEGSLNFGVARTVFTSKCCSSDLCNTQPAPDPSKSSPNGKKCFTCDGQKCTATLNCAGNEDSCISATVSVGGEKTTVKGCASKTVCANIQTAQMMEAIGAEMSCCQGDYCNSANSTSAGFFSPSHWPHTPQTPFLILSTNPSKSSPNGKKCFTCDGQKCTATLNCEENEDYCISATVSVGGGKMTMKGCASKMMCANTQTAQMMEAIGAEMSCCQGDYCNSANSTSAGFFSPSHWPHTPQTPFLILSTNPSKSSPNGKKCFTCDGQKCTATLNCEGNEDYCISATVSVGGGKTTVKGCASKTVCANIQTAQMMGIIGAEMSCCQGDYCNSASSTSAGLLLLVAPLISLVFS
- the LOC108890512 gene encoding urokinase plasminogen activator surface receptor isoform X8; this translates as MHLLLIFGIVLLPKAYTLKCYECILGASGSCTGKEKECPSQDYQCGAMKVTSYTGESKLSADSKGCALPNECVEGSLNFGVARTVFTSKCCSSDLCNTQPAPDPSKSSPNGKKCFTCDGQKCTATLNCAGNEDSCISATVSVGGEKTTVKGCASKTVCANIQTAQMMEAIGAEMSCCQGDYCNSANSTSAGFFSPSHWPHTPQTPFLILSTNPSKSSPNGKKCFTCDGQKCTATLNCAGNEDSCITATVSVGGGKMTKKGCASKMMCANTQTAQMMEAIGAEMSCCQGDYCNSASSTSAGLLLLVAPLISLVVFS